The Phaeobacter gallaeciensis DSM 26640 genomic sequence AAAACACCCCGCTGATCCTGCCGCTGCATGGCGAGCTGGACCGGGCACGCGAAGAGGCGGCCTCCAAAGGCACCAAGATCGGCACCACTGGCCGCGGCATCGGTCCGGCCTATGAGGACAAGGTGGGGCGCCGCGCGGTTCGCGTGGCTGACTTGGCGGATGAGGCCACTCTGATCGCCCGCGTTGATCGGGCGCTGCAGCACCATGATCCGCTGCGCAAGGGTCTGGGTGTTGATGCCATCGACCGCGATGCGCTGATCGAGCAGCTGAAAGAGATCGCACCGAAGATCCTGCCTTATGCGGCACCGGTTTGGAAGGTGCTGAACGAGAAGCGCAAGGCGGGCAAGCGGATCCTGTTTGAAGGCGCGCAGGGCGCGCTGCTGGACATTGATTTCGGCACCTATCCCTTTGTGACGTCGTCCAATGTGATTGCCGGTCAGGCGGCGACTGGCGTTGGCATCGGCCCCGGCTCCATCGATTATGTGCTGGGTATCGTGAAGGCCTATACCACTCGCGTTGGTGAAGGCCCGTTCCCGACTGAGCTCTTGGAGGAAGACGGCACCCCGGATGCGGATGGCGAGCGTCTGGGCACCCGCGGCCACGAGTTCGGCACCACCACCGGCCGTCAGCGCCGCTGCGGCTGGTTTGATGCAGCACTGGTGCGTCAGACCTGCGCCACCTCGGGCATCAAGGGCATCTGTCTGACCAAGCTGGACGTTCTGGACGGCTTTGAGACCCTGAAGATCTGCACCGGTTATGATCTGGACGGCGAGCATCTGGACTACCTGCCGACGGCCGC encodes the following:
- a CDS encoding adenylosuccinate synthase — its product is MANVVVVGAQWGDEGKGKIVDWLSERADVIARFQGGHNAGHTLVIDSKVYKLHALPSGVVRGGKLSVIGNGVVLDPWHLMKEIETVRAQGVEISPATLMIAENTPLILPLHGELDRAREEAASKGTKIGTTGRGIGPAYEDKVGRRAVRVADLADEATLIARVDRALQHHDPLRKGLGVDAIDRDALIEQLKEIAPKILPYAAPVWKVLNEKRKAGKRILFEGAQGALLDIDFGTYPFVTSSNVIAGQAATGVGIGPGSIDYVLGIVKAYTTRVGEGPFPTELLEEDGTPDADGERLGTRGHEFGTTTGRQRRCGWFDAALVRQTCATSGIKGICLTKLDVLDGFETLKICTGYDLDGEHLDYLPTAADQQARCTPIYEEMPGWSESTEGARSWNDLPANAIKYVKRVEELIDCPVALLSTSPERDDTILVTDPFAD